The DNA region ATGAGCAGGTCCAGGGCCTTGGATGCACAGCCCACCACAGCAGGGGGCAAGCTGTTGGAGAAGAGGTAGGGGCGGGAACGCTGGCGGAGCAAATCGATGAGGGGTTTGGGACCTGTTGTGTACCCGCCTGCagacagaggagagagaatTGGACAAGGCACCCCCAGGGTGACCTGTTTAGAGTGAGGCTTCTTGATGAAGCCAACCTGCACCTCTAGCAGGAATTTAGGTACAAACCAGGTCTAAAAATCACAGCTGATGCTTTTGACTAAGAGTTTCCACCTTGACCCCAAAGGCAAATGCATGAGAAACACGACAGTGTAAGGAGCACACAGCAGGATCTCCCTTAATCCTGCAGCAACATCACAAACCAAGCCTCATGCCACCAGTGGAAAAGGGTAACGTTTGTTACTCTATCATtaggcagaggaaggaaacaTAAGACTGATTCTCTGGAGCTCTTTAGGGCATGCAGGACCCTGGACAGGAAAATGCcttcacctgcagctcctccaagAGCTTTTCCCAGGGTAGAGTTGATGATGGTGACTTTGTCCATCACACCCAGGAGCTCATCAGTACCCCTGTAGAAAAAGAATGTCACATTATCAGCTGTGGCCAGCGTGCACCAGGAAAGCTGCCAGATACCtcaagggaaacaaaacactGTCAGCCAGGTCTCTGGCATCCCTCCATCTAGACAAGGAGAAACAGTCCCTTGAGATAGTTCAACTCAAGTGTTGaccttcctctcctgcagaaaGCCTAAGCCGGGACCTCACAAAGTAAAAGCACGGGTTCTTCAGTCCTTAGAGAAGGGAAAGTTTCCACACAGAAGGTTAATAGCCCAAATAAAGCACCTGCCAGGAGAGGTGGTGCCCAGATGAGATGGTTACACCATCCATTACCCACCGAGAAGCAGCCGTCACTTAGGGATGGATCACTGCTCAAGTATCTCCTTTCAATCCAAAGGTGAGGTACAAAGCCTTGAAGGAGTCTCCACACAAAAACACGTTGGTCATCAGCCCTTTGGCCTTGCTTCAGAGTAGGAGGACTAAGTAGAGCTGAATGGGTCGCTTACCGCCCAGAGGGTCCCAAGAATCCTGTGGCATGGCATTCGTCGATGAAGACCAGGGCATCGTACTTCTGGGCCAGCTGGCAGATTTCCCTCAGGGGTGCGATGTCACCATCCATGGAGAAGGCACCATCAGTGGCCACCAGCCGCAGTCGGTGTTTCTGTTTGGAGGGAAAAAGGCACCCCCGGGGTGAAGATGTCACCCTTAGGGGGTGGCAAAGGCACACACTCAAACTCCTGTACAGAGAGGATGCACCCAACTGAGGTGAAGGGAATTTGCATCACAACCAGCTGCTTTGTCACCTCGCCTATCCATGCCTGTTGGCAAACACGATGCCTATTACatgggaaaaggcagagctCACCCTCCAGGACTTGTTactgcacaggcagcacagcgAAGCGAGTGCCCTGGTGCTGGGGTGGGAGCAGACCTCCCTACCTGTGCTTCCTTCAGCTTGGCCTCCAGGTCCCGCATGTCCATGTGCTTGTAGCGGTACTTGTTGGCCTTGCACAGGCGGATCCCATCAATGATGGAAGCATGGTTCAGCTCATCTGACAGCACTGCATCCTCTGGGGTCAGCAGGGCCTGGCCGTGCCAAACAGAAAGGACAACCCCTTGTTCTGGATACCACCTCACTGAGATCTCCCAGCCTCCCTCAGTACGCAGAATAAGGCTGTAGTTGAGGCCAGCTGCCACATCTCTCCTGACATTGCTAAACTTTAAGTTTCCTTCCTAGTCACCTTATCCCCCGATTTCTTTATGCCAGGCTCTTGCCTGGGGCTTCTGAGCTCAAAATCTCCTTCCCCTGTTCCCAGTATGCATGTGAGATCAGCCCTTTCCCCTCAGCTACACTTTAAGGGGGAGTACAGACCTCTGCAGAAATGGGAgccctccccaggagctggagacAGCGAAGGTGAGGGTGGTTAAACACCTCTGCATGGCTTCCTTAGTGCAAGGGCCCCCAGTCAGAGCCCTTCACCACCAGCCACTGCCATCTTTTCTGGTGCACAGAGCTCCCAGAAGAGCCTCTGGAAGGCATGGCAGCCACATTGCTGTCACCCCCCTCCTCCAGGCACAACACAAGGCAAGCTTTATGAACCTCAAAGATACCAGCATTGGCGTCAAAGCAGCTGGCATAGAGAATGGCATCTTCCCGCTGGTGGAAACGTGCGATTTTCTCCTCCAGGTCCTTGTGTATGCTCTAAACAGAAGAGGGGAGCAGGAGTCAGTGGGGCAGCACAAGTTCTTGCTTGCCCACTGCTGTTAAATGCCGACTTGAAaggggaggaggcagccagGTTTTATCCAGAAAAGGTATGCATGCGTGGGAGAAGTTACTTGTGTGTGTTCCGCAAATGCAGCCCTAAAGTATAATTATGGGTTTGGATGCCAAAAGCTCGCCAGGAAGACGCCAAGCTCCCCATGCACAAGGGAGAACCTCTACTTGCTCTTTGCAATTAACCAGGCAGGACTCAAAAAAAAGGCTCCAGCAGGGGTAAACTGGGCTGGGTCTGATAGAGCCACTTCAAGTCAGGTTCACTGTAACTTTAACCCACAAGACAGGGAAAAAGACATCAAGTTTCCAAATTCAGAGGAGCGCTCAGTTTTTGCTCTCAGGTGTTGCAATGGTTTAAACTGGCCTATTTCCAGATGCTTGGCTAGTGCGGACTTGGCAGGCTCTTTTTCTCACCGGGCCACATATAACTCAGCACTGTGCACGCATGCCGAGCGGGAGCGCCGAGAGGGGAGGCTACGCGGGCACCCAACAAAAGCCCCGCGGGGAAGGGGATGCTGCACGGTACCTGGGTACCGCAGATAAAGCGCACGGAGCTGAGCCCAGCGCCGAATTTCTCCAGGGCCTCCACAGCGGCACGGATCACCTCGGGGTGGCTGGAGAGCCCCAAGTAGTTATTGGCGCAGAAATTGATGATCCCTGCgggaacagagagagaaatagagAGAAGCAGGGGGATGGCACCGAGGGGAGGGACCGGGAGCTCTCCCCGCCGCCCCCTCGCACGCaccggcgccgccgcccgccaAGCGGAGGTGGGGACCCTGCGGAGAGGCGATGACTCGCTCGCTCTTCCAGGTGCCGGCGCCTCGGATGTCCTGCAGCTCGTCCTCCAGCCGCCGCCGCAgctgcgccgccgccgctcccgaCGCGGCCCGGGgagcgccggccccgccgccccgcagCGCCCGCACCGCCGCCGCCCGCCACATCGCCGCTAATTAATCACGGGTTAATTACCGACCAATGCCCGTCGGCCGCCGGGGCACCGCCCCTcgcggggcggagcgggcgCCGTCAGGCTCGTTCTCTGGGAGGCACTCGGCATCTTTGCAGGAGAGAGTCTGTCCCGAGAGGTTTAGGCAGCGCAGAGCCAGGCGGTGT from Sylvia atricapilla isolate bSylAtr1 chromosome 5, bSylAtr1.pri, whole genome shotgun sequence includes:
- the GCAT gene encoding 2-amino-3-ketobutyrate coenzyme A ligase, mitochondrial, whose amino-acid sequence is MWRAAAVRALRGGGAGAPRAASGAAAAQLRRRLEDELQDIRGAGTWKSERVIASPQGPHLRLAGGGAGIINFCANNYLGLSSHPEVIRAAVEALEKFGAGLSSVRFICGTQSIHKDLEEKIARFHQREDAILYASCFDANAGIFEALLTPEDAVLSDELNHASIIDGIRLCKANKYRYKHMDMRDLEAKLKEAQKHRLRLVATDGAFSMDGDIAPLREICQLAQKYDALVFIDECHATGFLGPSGRGTDELLGVMDKVTIINSTLGKALGGAAGGYTTGPKPLIDLLRQRSRPYLFSNSLPPAVVGCASKALDLLMESNAIAQSMAAKTQRFRSKMAAAGFTISGKDHPICPVMLGDARLASVMAEDMLNRGIYVIGFSYPVVPKGKARIRVQISAVHSDEDIDRCVEAFTEVARKHGALS